A window of the Alnus glutinosa chromosome 4, dhAlnGlut1.1, whole genome shotgun sequence genome harbors these coding sequences:
- the LOC133865572 gene encoding uncharacterized protein LOC133865572 has protein sequence MERNKKKAAERNDEVEELLQAAEDELLLKLSLHSHISRLAPDYLPSDLDRRFQALKSRPSVPPNPSSHSLSPPQNSQESTTSSVDQDELSARFLALKGSHGIPADPKLSSSGDDDAAAAEDEEDEVEKLIQWAKDAARLERSPSSDDEDDDDDDDDDPAKVHPRK, from the coding sequence ATGGAGCGGAATAAAAAGAAGGCGGCGGAGAGGAATGATGAGGTGGAAGAGCTACTCCAAGCAGCTGAGGACGAGTTGCTCCTCAAGCTTTCCCTCCATTCCCACATCTCCCGCCTCGCACCCGACTACCTCCCCTCCGATCTCGACCGCCGTTTCCAAGCCCTCAAATCGCGACCCTCTGTCCCCCCTAATCCGTCTTCCCATTCTCTATCTCCACCGCAAAACTCGCAGGAATCAACCACGTCTAGTGTGGACCAAGATGAGCTCTCTGCCAGATTCCTTGCTCTCAAGGGCTCTCACGGAATTCCTGCGGATCCCAAGTTATCATCCTCCGGTGATGATGATGCTGCTGCtgctgaggatgaagaagatgaagtggAGAAGTTAATTCAGTGGGCCAAGGATGCCGCTCGTCTCGAGCGCTCTCCTTCGTCCGACGACgaagacgacgacgacgacgacgacgacgacccTGCAAAGGTACATCCTCGGAAGTAA